The following proteins are encoded in a genomic region of Oncorhynchus masou masou isolate Uvic2021 chromosome 19, UVic_Omas_1.1, whole genome shotgun sequence:
- the LOC135505851 gene encoding zinc finger protein 436-like, whose amino-acid sequence MASEKMDDCSGTLGLNVYVKEEEEEVQVEDFTMKDKEAFTVKEEEEAFTVKEEVLTFTFKKEEEEVSTVKEEDEVIQVKIEEGGAERPSPSTETKWGSKSGKSLIQELDWRAPVEKPHCCSQCGKTFSESGNLKQHMRTHSGERPYHCSKCGKRFIQLGHFNSHQRTHTQEKPFSCGECGKSFSQRINLKKHQLTHSGERPFLCSDCGKSFSSSTNLKRHQSTHSNEKPFQCTNCEKSFTHIHHLTRHQTVHTGEKPYTCSDCGRSFSLQGTLKKHQRTHTGEKPYQCLLCGKNFSLSVALKRHQLMHTGEKPYQCSQCGKSFTQKGQLTQHQGTHELEKPYPCSQCGKSYSSAPSLKAHQRTHKESTSLAMTAHFRK is encoded by the exons ATGGCTTCAGAGAAGATGGATGATTGCAGTGGGACACTGGGGCTGAATGTTTAcgtcaaagaggaggaggaagaggtgcaGGTGGAGGATTTCACAATGAAGGACAAGGAGGCATTCacagtgaaggaggaggaggaagcttTCACAGTGAAGGAAGAGGTGTTGACTTTCACATTTaaaaaagaagaggaagaggtttcaacagtgaaagaagaggacgAGGTTATCCAAGTGAAAATTGAGGAGGGTGGAG CAGAGAGGCCTAGCCCCAGCACCGAGACTAAATGGGGCTCGAAGAGTGGAAAAAGTTTGATACAGGAACTGGACTGGCGAGCTCCTGTGGAGAAACCTCACTGCTGTTCCCAGTGTGGCAAAACATTCTCAGAGTCCGGAAACCTGAAGCAGCACATGCGGACGCACAGCGGAGAGAGACCTTACCACTGCTCCAAATGTGGGAAACGCTTCATACAATTGGGACACTTCAACAGCCACCAGCGCACGCACACGCAGGAGAAACCGTTCAGTTGCGGTGAGTGCGGGAAGAGTTTCTCTCAGAGAATCAATTTGAAGAAACACCAGCTCACACACTCCGGTGAGAGGCCTTTCCtgtgctctgactgtgggaaaagtTTCTCTTCATCTACCAACCTAAAAAGACACCAGAGCACGCACAGCAATGAAAAGCCTTTCCAGTGCACCAACTGTGAGAAAAGTTTCACTCATATACACCACTTGACACGTCATCAGACTGTACACACGGGGGAGAAACCTTACacttgctctgactgtgggaggAGTTTCTCCCTCCAGGGGACTTTAAAGAAACACCAGCGCACACACACCGGGGAGAAACCGTACCAGTGCTTGCTCTGTGGGAAGAATTTCTCGCTTTCGGTGGCACTGAAGAGACACCAGCTCatgcacactggagagaaaccataCCAATGCTCTCAATGCGGGAAGAGTTTCACCCAAAAGGGACAATTAACTCAACACCAGGGCACACATGAACTAGAAAAGCCTTACCCCTGCTCCCAGTGTGGGAAAAGTTACTCCTCAGCCCCCTCGTTAAAAGCACATCAGAGGACTCACAAAGAGTCAACGTCACTCGCAATGACAGCACATTTCAGAAAGTAA